The Nitrospira tepida genome includes a window with the following:
- a CDS encoding DsrE family protein: MPMTRDSGHRVVFHLNSAEEQIQKGLLNNITNLYEALGPDFLRVEVVAHGPGLSLLAKKGSRFAGEVARLKQQYGVELTACSNTMKAQGLTREDLLEQVDRTVPAIVRLMELQEEGWSYIKP; the protein is encoded by the coding sequence ATGCCGATGACAAGGGACTCGGGACATCGCGTCGTGTTCCACCTCAATTCGGCCGAGGAGCAGATACAGAAGGGACTGCTTAACAACATCACGAACCTGTATGAAGCTCTTGGCCCAGATTTTCTCAGGGTCGAGGTCGTCGCGCATGGACCGGGACTGTCGTTGCTGGCGAAGAAGGGCAGCCGGTTTGCCGGCGAGGTGGCTCGGTTGAAACAGCAATACGGTGTTGAGTTGACGGCCTGTTCCAACACGATGAAAGCGCAGGGGCTCACGCGAGAGGACCTGCTCGAACAGGTGGACCGGACGGTGCCGGCGATCGTGCGATTGATGGAACTTCAGGAAGAAGGGTGGAGTTATATCAAGCCGTGA
- a CDS encoding PepSY domain-containing protein, with amino-acid sequence MNKGVPIRIHAIGITVLAGAVLVVGEPVFSKEAEHSGSTQRFRGIITAAEKERGPIEKERAKLASQAKVTLEQAIKTATEKVPGNVVGAELEYKPQEMAVWELDVLSVDGKEVHMSVDAATGELLEANR; translated from the coding sequence ATGAACAAAGGAGTACCCATAAGGATTCACGCAATAGGGATCACGGTCTTAGCAGGGGCAGTATTGGTCGTCGGAGAGCCGGTTTTCAGCAAGGAGGCGGAGCATTCAGGGAGCACTCAACGGTTCCGGGGTATCATCACCGCTGCGGAAAAGGAACGAGGTCCCATAGAGAAGGAGAGAGCAAAACTGGCTTCTCAAGCCAAGGTGACTCTTGAGCAGGCCATCAAAACGGCCACGGAAAAGGTACCGGGGAACGTGGTGGGAGCCGAACTTGAGTACAAACCGCAAGAGATGGCCGTGTGGGAACTGGATGTGCTTTCTGTGGACGGAAAAGAGGTCCACATGAGCGTGGATGCCGCAACGGGAGAGCTTC